One part of the Nymphaea colorata isolate Beijing-Zhang1983 chromosome 8, ASM883128v2, whole genome shotgun sequence genome encodes these proteins:
- the LOC116258813 gene encoding probable inactive receptor kinase At5g10020 — protein sequence MMNPLFVFVLLLLSFLIEGNSSSDVDCLLEFKKGIHKDPMDHVMSSWVRDALDSDGCPQNWHGIECSNGLVTAIKLAGLGLVGDLKFFTLYGLKSLKELNLSNNSLTGRLVPALGSMYSLQSLDLSGNSFYGPIPGRLTGLWGLTYLNLSSNNFTGSLPDGMENLQQLKVVDLHSNSLFGDVGDLLVRFRNAEHIDLSLNMFSGGLAIDAQNISSMAGSVRHLNLSHNVLDGQFFSNDAAQMFTRLEILDARGNQLTGTVPSFGSLASLRILRLGNNRLYGSIPGNLLDRNSSGLVELDLSNNGLSGSLGVITSSTMKILNLSSNGISGTLPSDIGSCKTVDLSKNMISGDLSALRTWSNTIEVIDLSSNSLTGTFPNQTSEFPNLTTIKLTNNSLVGILPHLLGRYTKLTVMDLSFNKLSGPILSDFFMSLSMKMLDLSNNRFTGTIPLQSTDMSSSASLALPSYSQLESLDLSDNLLDGSLSPEIGNMSALIMLNLGNNNFSGQIPNEIGKLESLEYLDLSLNKLSGSIPDVFPPSLKMLNLSYNNLSGTLPESLRKFPESFFYPGNSLLSISGSATRPAGQGTAQAEGNARNSVRTAGIIIGSIAGAAVMVLLLMAVLYRAQVLELGSRNRCSLCILSRSIKQGRYTHPSSFRFTHNIDQVAAQSSYTPHFPPPDSIPEHQQKQFTSESVQWSSMETKEVIPEPENRPDRSPNHGRSSPGAHLSSPALYNDSVTYDQPVMLYAYSPDRLSGDLFFLDSSLIFTVDELSRAPAEVLGRSSHGTSYKATLDGGHVLTVKWLREGLVKRKKDFAKEAKKLGTVRHPNIVPIRGYYWGPKEHEKLIVSDYINAASLAELLYGTSPRRQSPLSFSKRLDIAVDVARCLCYLHYEKGLPHGNLKPTNILLTYPDLSVRLTDYSLHRLMTSSSTADHILNLGALGYRAPELATASKPYPSSRADVYSFGVILMELLTGKSAGDIISGNSGAVDLTDWVQLCSSQGRITECYDRDIFHGEEYPKEVDEVLTISLRCIRPVNERPDIRTIFEQLSSIVAV from the exons ATGATGAATCCCTTGTTTGTCTTTGTGCTGCTCCTGCTCTCCTTTTTGATTGAAGGCAACAGTTCCAGTGATGTGGATTGCTTGTTGGAGTTCAAAAAGGGGATTCACAAGGATCCCATGGATCATGTGATGAGCAGCTGGGTAAGAGATGCCTTGGACTCAGATGGGTGTCCCCAGAACTGGCATGGAATTGAGTGCAGCAATGGTCTCGTCACTGCCATTAAGCTCGCTGGCCTTGGGCTTGTTGGGGACCTCAAGTTCTTCACGCTCTATGGGCTCAAGAGCCTCAAGGAGCTCAATCTCTCTAATAACTCGCTCACTGGGAGGCTTGTTCCTGCACTGGGGTCGATGTACTCTTTGCAGTCGTTGGATCTGTCAGGCAACTCGTTTTACGGCCCGATTCCGGGCCGCCTGACCGGATTGTGGGGGCTGACCTATTTGAATCTCTCTTCGAACAACTTCACCGGCAGTCTGCCTGATGGGATGGAGAATCTTCAGCAGCTAAAGGTGGTTGATCTACATTCGAATAGCCTTTTTGGCGACGTCGGGGATCTGTTAGTCCGTTTCCGGAATGCCGAGCACATTGATCTTAGCTTGAACATGTTTTCCGGCGGGTTGGCGATAGATGCGCAGAACATCTCGAGCATGGCGGGCTCGGTTCGACATTTGAATTTAAGTCATAATGTATTGGATGGACAGTTCTTCTCGAATGACGCGGCACAGATGTTCACTAGATTGGAGATTTTGGATGCTCGTGGCAATCAGCTAACGGGGACGGTTCCCAGTTTTGGTTCACTGGCTTCGCTTCGTATTTTGAGGCTTGGGAACAATCGGCTCTATGGGTCTATTCCTGGGAATCTGTTGGATAGAAACTCAAGCGGATTGGTTGAACTGGATCTCAGCAACAACGGCCTCTCAG GTTCTCTCGGTGTTATTACCTCCTCAACTATGAAGATTTTGAATCTTTCTTCAAATGGCATTTCCGGAACATTACCTTCTGACATCGGGAGTTGCAAAACTGTTGATTTAAGTAAAAATATGATATCAGGTGATCTGTCTGCACTGCGAACCTGGAGCAATACTATAGAGGTTATCGATCTCAGTTCGAATTCACTGACAGGCACGTTTCCAAACCAGACTTCCGAATTTCCAAATCTGACCACCATCAAGCTGACAAATAACTCTTTGGTGGGTATTCTTCCTCATTTACTAGGAAGATACACAAAATTAACTGTGATGGACCTGAGCTTTAACAAACTTTCAGGACCCATTTTGAGTGACTTCTTCATGTCACTGTCCATGAAAATGTTGGATCTGTCTAATAACAGATTCACAGGAACCATTCCTCTTCAAAGCACAGATATGTCTTCATCAGCATCATTGGCTCTGCCTTCTTATTCACAACTGGAATCCCTCGATCTTTCTGATAATCTATTGGATGGTTCATTATCCCCTGAAATTGGTAACATGAGTGCCCTGATAATGCTGAATCTTGGTAATAATAACTTCTCAGGACAAATACCTAATGAAATAGGCAAGCTTGAGAGTTTGGAGTATCTGGACCTTTCCCTCAATAAGCTGAGTGGTAGCATCCCTGATGTGTTTCCACCAAGTTTAAAAATGTTAAATCTTTCATACAATAATCTATCTGGCACCCTTCCAGAAAGCCTAAGGAAGTTTCCCGAATCTTTTTTCTATCCCGGAAACAGCCTACTAAGTATATCAGGTTCAGCTACAAGGCCAGCTGGTCAGGGCACCGCTCAAGCAGAAGGAAATGCTAGAAATTCTGTCAGAACAGCTGGAATTATCATTGGATCTATTGCAGGAGCAGCAGTGATGGTTCTTTTACTTATGGCAGTACTTTATCGAGCTCAAGTGCTAGAGCTTGGTTCAAGGAACAGATGCAGTTTGTGTATCCTTAGTAGGAGTATCAAGCAGGGAAGATATACACATCCTAGTTCTTTCAGATTTACGCATAATATTGACCAAGTTGCAGCCCAGTCAAGCTACACGCCTCATTTTCCACCACCAGATTCTATTCCAGAACACCAACAGAAACAGTTCACTTCTGAGAGTGTTCAATGGAGCTCTATGGAAACTAAAGAAGTGATTCCTGAACCGGAAAATAGGCCAGATAGGTCTCCAAATCATGGAAGGTCATCTCCAGGAGCACATTTGTCTTCTCCAGCTTTATATAATGATTCTGTAACTTATGATCAACCAGTTATGCTATATGCTTACTCACCTGATAGATTATCTGGTGACTTGTTTTTCCTAGACAGTTCATTAATTTTTACTGTTGATGAACTGTCGAGGGCTCCTGCGGAAGTTCTTGGCAGGAGCAGTCATGGAACATCATATAAAGCTACACTAGATGGAGGTCATGTGTTGACTGTGAAATGGCTAAGAGAGGGGCTTGTGAAACGTAAGAAAGACTTTGCCAAGGAAGCAAAAAAGCTTGGAACTGTTCGACATCCAAATATTGTCCCAATCAGAGGCTACTATTGGGGACCAAAGGAGCATGAGAAGCTGATTGTTTCTGACTACATCAATGCTGCGAGTTTGGCAGAACTTCTTTATG GGACTTCCCCTAGAAGACAATCACCATTATCATTCAGCAAAAGACTCGACATTGCAGTTGATGTTGCACGATGTCTATGCTACCTCCACTATGAGAAAGGGTTACCTCATGGCAACCTAAAGCCAACAAATATTCTCTTGACATATCCTGATCTTTCTGTGAGGCTTACAGATTACAGCCTTCACCGTTTGATGACATCTTCAAGCACTGCAGACCATATTCTGAACCTGGGAGCACTTGGATACCGAGCTCCTGAGCTGGCTACAGCCAGCAAGCCATACCCTTCATCAAGAGCCGACGTGTACTCCTTTGGGGTGATCTTGATGGAACTTCTAACAGGGAAAAGTGCTGGTGATATAATCTCGGGGAATTCTGGTGCAGTGGATCTTACAGATTGGGTCCAACTGTGCTCCAGCCAAGGGCGAATTACGGAATGCTACGACCGTGACATTTTTCATGGTGAAGAATATCCAAAGGAAGTTGACGAGGTGCTTACAATTTCCCTGAGGTGTATTCGTCCTGTAAATGAGAGGCCTGATATCAGAACTATCTTTGAACAGCTCAGCTCCATTGTAGCCGTCTGA